The Methylocystis sp. ATCC 49242 region ACCGCCGACCTGATCGTTCGTGTGCCGCTTTCCGGAACCACCGAAGGTCGTGTAGAGTGTCATCATGGCATGGTGGCTGAGACCGGAGCCGTTGTCCCGAACCTTGAACGTCGGGTCAAACATCGTGGGGAGCTGAACGTGGAACGGCTGCGAGGGGTTCGCGTCGTAGGCGTTGGTCCCGACCTCGCGGACAGGATAGCGGATCTTATCTTTGGCGATGCCCGACATCAGGGCATAGGCCATCGTGGCGTCGAAGTTGATGCAGAACTCGGTTGTGGCGAGAGCACCGTTGGAGACGGACGTGAAGTCCTTGTGGATGATTTTCATGTTTCGTTCCTCGATTAGGCAAAGAAAAAGCCGCCCAGAGTTGGGGCGGCTGTTTTCGGTAGGTATCAGTGACTGGTGGTCATCACCCTTTCTCTTATCTTGTTGAATAGATCAGGATGTTCAGTTCGAATGATCGAGATGAACCTCTGATCCAGGGACTCACGATACATGCGCTTGAGGGCCGAGCGCTTTCTCTGCACGATTACTAGCCCCACCTTTTTGAGCATCAGAGCCCTGTTGGCTTTGTGGATCCAAGAGGGATCATCATCATATTGGTAGGGTTGCTCGAGCTGGAGTTTGATAGTCGCTATCTGCTCGTCGAGGATCGACTCTGCCTCATCGCAACCCTCGAGAGTAGTAATGTCGTCGGTCGTGAAATTTTCATCGATAACTATGGGTCTGTGTTTCACTATTTGATGCCTCCTATTTAAGAACCTCATGAAGAGCGAGTGGGCGATACCCAGGAACCGCGTCCACACCAACATCCCGTTTGCGAGGAGTTGCCGGAATGGTGTTGTGGGTGTGGCCGTGGAGGTGGATGTCGCCAAGGAAGTGATCCTTGGGGTGATGAGCCAGGAACAGGGACTTCCCACTGATGCCAACAGCGCAGGTTTGATAGACAGCATACCAACCCGGTGATTTTCGGGTGGCTTCATGATCGTGATTGCCGACCACAAGGATCTTCTGTCCATTGAGCTTGGAGAGAAGGGCCGTCACCTCACGCTTGTTGCGATAGAAGGCGAAGTCCCCGAGGTGGTAGACGACGCCATCGGGTGGGATGGTCTCGTTCCATTTGGTGATGAGGTAGTCGTCCATTTCGTCGACTGACGAGAACGGACGGTTGCAGTATTTGATGATGTTGGCGTGGCCGAAGTGGGTGTCCGAGGTGAAGTAGATGTGTTTCATCGTGAGGGAAGCATCCTCGGTGCGTTGGGGTTCATGTTTCTTTATCCTGAGTAGAGATAAGCCTGTATGTCGTCTCAGATCGTCGGGCTCCTCCCATCTTTCCAGGAGATCGAGTAGTCTCTCTCGATATGAGACCCTGTTTGATGAGCCCCGTCATAACTGCTGAAAAAGAGTTCTCCTTTATTCCGGTTGCTTCCAATAGGTCGGTTCCAGTCATTGGATGACCTACCTGTTTAAGAACCTCGAGGATTTCTTGCTGCTGAGGACTTATTGTTGATGACGTCCCAGGAGAATCTGGGCGTGGAGAGGAGGCTCGTGAAGAACCACTTTCAAAGGTCAACACACCAGTTTGTGAAAGTCGTTCAAGAGTAGCGAGGGCACCCGCGGCGCTCGCCAAATCCTCAAGAGACAGCTTGTCTAAATCAACTCTGCCTCTGAAATAACGAAGGCTCATCGGGCTATAATCCTGACGTCGAAGATCTGACCGTTGTCGAGGTGGATAACAGGGTTGGGGGCGTCGCCTACATCGACGAAGGTGACCCTCTCGGTAAGACGAGTGGAGATCACTTCACAGTCGCGTTGCTCGAAGTGTTCTATGATCACGTCTTCGAGAAGATCCCGGATAGCGATGCCGATGTCGAAGGTGGTGAACTTTATGTTGAAGGTGTCGATCGCCCACCATATGCCTGCAACTCTCTCCCGATAGTCACAGACTTCGGAGCTGGTCTCCGCGAGTTGCT contains the following coding sequences:
- a CDS encoding metallophosphoesterase; translated protein: MKHIYFTSDTHFGHANIIKYCNRPFSSVDEMDDYLITKWNETIPPDGVVYHLGDFAFYRNKREVTALLSKLNGQKILVVGNHDHEATRKSPGWYAVYQTCAVGISGKSLFLAHHPKDHFLGDIHLHGHTHNTIPATPRKRDVGVDAVPGYRPLALHEVLK